Below is a genomic region from Ostrea edulis chromosome 10, xbOstEdul1.1, whole genome shotgun sequence.
cccGACAAAACCCTTAAAATCCGCGTCATTTGACTAATTTCAATtcatcaaaaatgatagaaaatagtacaaatcacTGAATAGGAAACATATTTGAAGCcctataaaattgtaaaatccaggcgcctcaaggcggcccccaaacCCATGCCTCATAAATtagcccccacccccaccccccccccccaccccacccccaccccccgtaaccgcaattcctggatccgtacCTGTAAAGGCCCGGGGTTCGTATTCCGGCTGCGACAGACTAaaatcgttaaaacagatagtgacagaTGACCTCAAAAAAAGATGTcgcgtgtcacagtaggtgtggtatgCTAAAGAATCCTCATTGCTAAatggcctaaatttgaagcccttcaccggtcttggtgacgtctccgtatgagtgaaaaaatctcgagagAAACGTTAAGcatgatacaatcaatcaatcttataggaattatgagattgattactgttcgttatcttccccttttaatcgttataacgaccaacgaatttccaaaatgctgactttaaacgagaaaaTTTGAGAAAATGAGAAAACGATTCACAAATGGTTAGTGGTTATCTAAAATTTAAGAATTATTCAAATGCACTTTAAGTTTGTATCAAGGGGAGGTAATCCTGTCTGCGTGTGTACTTTTTAATAGAATTCTGTGAAATATCACTGTTATCCTTTGATtgtatttttaataaattcattaGGAACGAATGCCTACACTCCACTTCATGAAGCTTGTCAAGTTGGCGATGACACCACTGTACAACAACTACTGCAAAATGGCGCCAACATCAATGTATATGACAACGAAGGATTCAATCCTCTTCTCATTGCCTGTAAAGAAGGACACGACACCACGGTACAACTTTTACTGAACAATGGAGCCGACATTAATTTATGTACAAATACAGGATCCAGTCCTCTATTTATAGCTTGTTTTTATGGACATGAGAGCACGGTACAACTtttactgaacaatggcgccgaCATTAATCTATGTAAGAATCAGGGAACCAGTCCTCTATTTATAGCATGTGAACAAGGACATGACAGCGCGGTACAACTTTTACTGAACAATGGAGTCGACATTAATTTATGTACGAATGATGGAACCAGTCCTCTATATATAGcttgtcaaaatggacatgacagcacggtacaactTTTACTGAACAATGGCGTCGATATCAATTTATGTACGAATGATGGAACCAGTCCTCTATATATAGcttgtcaaaatggacatgacagcacggtacCGCTTTTACTGAACAATGGAGCCGACATTAATTTATGTAAGAATGAGGGAGCCAGTCCTCTATTTATAGCTTGTCAACAAGGACATAACAGCGCGGTACAACTtttactgaacaatggcgccgatatcaatttatgtAAGAATGATGGAGCCAGTCCTCTATTTATAGcttgtcaaaatggacatgacagcacggtacCGCTTTTACTGAACAATGGAGCCGACATTAATTTATGTAAGAATGAGGGAGCCAGTCCTCTATTTATAGCTTGTCAACAAGGACATGACAGCGCGGTACAACTtttactgaacaatggcgccgatatcaatttatgtATGAATGATGGAGCCAGTCCTCTATGTATAGCATGTCAACAAGGACATGACAGCGCGGTACAACTtttactgaacaatggcgccgatatcaatttatgtAGAAATACAGGATCCAGTCCTCTATTTATAGCTTGTTACCatggacatgacagcacggtacaacttttactgaacaatggcgccgatatcaatttatgtATGAATGATGGAGCCAGTCCTCTATATATAGCatgtcaaaatggacatgacagcGCGGTACAACTtttactgaacaatggcgctGATATCAATATATGTAATAATGATGGAACCAGTCCTCTTGATATTGCGCGTCAAAATGAGCGTCACGATGTAGTAGAAATGTTGCTTTGAAAACTGCGGTGATATCTAACTTCATAGATGACTGTTCAATGATTTTTTTAGTCAATTAACTCGTTCATTCACAAAAAGGACAGGTACCTTAATAAACGAGTAAGGAATACATAATATCTATACACCGCAAGGACAGATACTTATATAATGTTAACAGGAAGTTGTGGAAAAAATAGATATAAACACAAGCTTCTGAATTGTTAAAGAAAATGAGTTAATTCATATTGTTGGTATATAGCGTGCAGTACATATATGCTTCTTGTTATACACCTGTCCTCATGCAGACGGGACATACTATATTCTGGCGTTGTCCGTGCGTCCGCCCGTGTGTCCGTCCGAGGTCTTGTTCTTCGGACTTTTTCCGTTACGTATGTACAGCATTCAAATTTAGTCAAAATTTCACACTCAAGAAACGTAAAAGTGAGAATACATTTCAAATAGATCGATGGATCGTAACCACAACAGCAGTACAACAAGTTCCCACGCTCCTTTTGTTACGGGTAAAGGCATTGCCCTGACATTCTGTTACAatctccctctcagagaaatacatgaTTAATTCACATGTCAGCtgaattggtgcaccatgaccttcCTTAATGCTTttctatttatatatctatacccATTCAGAGTGCATATTGTGCTTAAAGGTTGAATATCACTGTCCTACGGACGTATGATGTGCCGTTTGGGGTATACTTGATACAATATTATCTAAATGTGaaatataattcaaattcaaatcatAGATTCACATGTAATTTGAATGCAGAATATAGCTCAAAAGCATTCGTGAATTAAATGTacaattaaatcaaaatatacaatgagctataatgtaattatgacataaattgtatgtacatgtataatcaggGATTTTACAACGAGATAATCAAatacaatgaatatatatatatatataatacaatctCCATATAATCAACGTATTTGAGATGTACAATGTGATATGAAAGTGCAATGTGATCTAGATGTACACCGTTTTCGAAAGTGATGTATATgaactgaaatttatttgtttaataaaaGTTTATGTGCAATGAAATCCATATCTATGTCATCATGGAACCCAAACCTCTGGTCAGTGGTATCATTTCACCAGTCATCAGTGTTATTATTCATGATAAACAAGTCACACGGGGATTAAAAACATTAAATTATGCTACTTTGcattggttggttggttggttgtatatgcATATTACAAATTGTTCACGTATATGAAGACGTTATCAATGtcagtgaagggctgtaaaatttaggcctatgctcagtgcttacgACTTTTAAGCAggggaatctttatcgtgccacacctgttgtgataCAGGGTCTCGACTTGATCGGTCTCTTTTGAAGtgctgccccatttagtcgccttttacgactcttacgacaagcaacgCTTACTTGGGAACTCATCTAACCCACATTCCTACGAGATTCATACATTCTATCAACAAGAGATGTCTACTGCTCCTAGACACCAAAATCTACCTCTGATGTTTCCAAGGTCAGTGTTTGTCTTGTTTTCCTTTAGAGGATTCACGATATCGgtcactgtttattattttctctTTCCATTGTTCTATCGTAATAACCACCCCTTTTGTAATTTAAGGTCTTCTTGAATTACTTATACGTAAATGCGAATTGTTGTCTTTAAGAGTAAATCTTTTTTATCATCTACATGACATTGAGTGATTCCCGGAatacttttattttgaataacgAATTATAAGCATTCTATTCGCTTATGTACTGAATGTCAAAATGTGTAACTAGCCGTTCTCTGATGAAGAAAAGGTAATGCTAGGAAGCAGTAATGAATCTCaggaaaatgtgattttttttcatgaaaggtgaaaataacaaacaatgatcaatctcataactcctataagcaatataaaatagatagttgggcaaacacgaacccctgggcacaccagatgtgggatcaggtgcctagggggagtaagcatcgcctgtcgacccgtcacacccgccgtgagccctctatcttgatcaggtaaacggagtaatccttagtcaaattcagtgtgccaagaaaggcctaacaatcggtatgagacaagtcagacagcatttgacccattgataggttgtataaaCAAGTGCTGAATCGAAAAcaggaaacacggacccctggacacatcagagttGTAATCAGGTTTCTAGAAGGAGTTAGCGTCTCCTGTTGACTTGTCACACTCTCCGTGATCCATCTTTTATGATCAGTTAAATGAAGTATCCCGTAGTCCGTAGTGAAAAATTTGTAAAAGAACGGCCTAAAtattagtatgaaacatgtcagacaataTTCGACCTAACTACGGCTAACTATTACGTACTCATCAAATAATTCAGGTTTGCTGCGACAAGTTTATGGAACACCCTTCCTATGCAAATTGGAGATATGCGTGTtagcacaggtaaatcgaacaCACtaatgtgaagtgaagcgtagcaaaactcgtccctTTCTATACAATGCGAAACCTTAAATGAAGTATTCTGTAGTCTGTAGTGAAAATCTGTGAAAGAACggtctatatattagtatgaaCATGTCACACGATATTCGACCTAACTAATGCGTACTCATCACTAGACGGAATTGCTCCTGTTCATCTTCAGGACCTTATAACCGTACAGGAACAACCCTCCGCTCGGAAGGAAACGTGTGACTTTCACTACCCCGAATGTGTACTAATACCTATGGTGAAAGATTTCAGTTTTGCTGCGAGAAGTTTATGGAACGGCCTTCCTGTGCACATTGGACTTACCAGGTAAATCGAACACACTAATGTGAaatgaagcgtagcaaaactcgtccaCTTATATACAATGCGAAGCCTGATACAAGCGGGGAAATATGACGGACACAGagaattttattgtatttattaattcatgtcaacTTTAAGAACTATGGTGAGAGAAAAATCAGTTTTGTTGTGGCAGGTTTATGGAACGGCCTTCCTGAGTATATTCAACTCTCCAAATCCATCTCCTGTTTAAAAAAGCATTTGAACACGCTAATATAGGCTAGCTTACCTGTGATTCTGAATACAATGTTTtcgtattttcattttaatacaCTTGCTAAGAAGTGCTGGCATATATTCTATAAACATCATTATGACTACATTAGTGATTTTAACACATTCCAAGTTTAAGGACaactataatttttttttttttttttttttttgtcgatGAATAATGCATATCATGTACAGTTTCTTTTCTAAATGTTTCTGTGTGTTTAGAAAGCGCTATTTGATCATACTGTAAATAGCTATATTTATCTTTTTTGTTTCTGATTTTCTTTATGAATAATGCATATCATGTaaagtttcttttttaaatatgtctgtgtgtctgtaaaGCACCTAGAGTAATATTTGATCATACTGTATAAGTGGATATTTACGCGTGAgaaaatttacactaattacgtGGTCACGTGATATATATTTACCGTGATGAATTTTACACTAATTACGCGGTCACGTGTGTAGCTATTTGACATTTACACTAATTACGCGGTCACGCGTATAgctatttaatatatattttattcagtTAACGCGTTTTTCCCCACGAATAACGTTggacgtaaaaaaaaaacaaaaaaaaaccgcGTACTTAACCTCCAGCGTAATAACGACATTTACTGTTGACTGCGTTATCTAAATGTTTCATTATTacattattataaataaaatcattataactTTATAATAACGACATTTACTGTTGACGGCGTTATCTAAATGTTTCATTATTacattattataaataaaatcattataactTCATAATAACGACATTTACTGTTGACTGTGTTATCTAAATGTTTCATTATTacattattataaataaaatcattataactTCATAATAACGACATTTACTGTTGACTGCGTTATCTAAATGTTTCATTATTacattattataaataaaatcattataactTCATAATAACGACATTTACTGTTGACTGCGTTATCTAAATGTTTCATTATTacattattataaataaaatcattataactTCTCTAAAATTTGCGACCTCCAGACTTCAAGCAAGACTGTTGAAGCCCCTTAATTGAAAATCTCAGAAGACTGCACacgaagaaaaacaaaacaagttcAGTCAAAACAATACACTTCATTCTTATGTTCAAGCGACCTACACACACTGGAGAATTAACTTACTAAATATTGGAAACTTTTTGAATGGCacacaaaaaattcattttaatgaaaaatcagGCACTTAgaaattagggggggggggggggggtcccttcACCATTTTGGCCAAGTCCAATTTCCGTTAAATCTACAAGGAaacttacatgtagttattttcAGATGCAAAGTAAAGTATGTTGGCTGATTGGTTCATCTCACATTTTATAGCAGTATTGAATGGtaagaatgtaagcttgaacgGATGAATTGAACCTATGTAGAGTAGATTGAACTTCCCCCTCCCTCCACTGCTTACGATTTAGGGCTTTGAATCAATAATTCTAGGCAATTAAGAAATCATGAAGTCAACTTCATCTCCGATGCTTATATTCCCTTGAAAAAACCACAAGGCAAATAACAATGATTTGTTTtggcttttaaaaaaatattcgcTTGGTTGAGTTTgtcatataaataaatttactaCTACACTTTTTACCTtacaatttcataatttttgcaAACGCAAGTATGCTGAATAGCTCCTTATCCAGGTTATGACACTGGggttaaaatattacttttgaaATTTAGGCGCAAAATATATACTATGTACTATCTACTAATGCATACGTAGAACAAGTTTAGGCAGTGAACATTTCATTAATATACGTGTTGTTAATTGTGTAGAAGTCACGATTAGTGACAGTGTTATTTATTGTGTAGAAGTCACGATTAGTGACAGTGTTATTTATTGTGTAGAAGTGACGATTAGTGACAGTGTTATTTATTGTGTAGAAGTGACGATTAGTGACAGTGTTATTTATTGTGTAGAAGTCACGATTAGTGACAGTGTTATTTATTGTGTAGAAGTCACGATTTCTGACAGTGTTATTGTGTAGAAGTCTCGATTAGTGACAGTGTTATTGTGTAGAAGTCACGATTAGTGACAGTGTTATTTGTTGTGTAGAAATCACGACTAGGAAAGTAGTTGAGACATTACACGTTACAGTGGTTATGAAGATTTTGACTTGATTCAACATGTGTAGCTTATAACAGTTAACAAAGCTCTTTATTCCAAAGCTTCATATAAACACACAGCAATCTCCACAATtagttacatgtgtattttgatACAGTAATGGTAAACTTTGCTATGTTAGTGGCTTTTACTTGATAGTTGATTAATTCCATTAAAAACTTGATATATTTTCCACTGAGCTAGAAGATAGCAGTTTTAAGGCATTGCTTTTCTAATTCAAGTTCGTAATTCACCTTCATCGTGTTCCTGATTTCCTGTAAACACGTAAACATCAATATCTCATCGAAGCACTCTAAGTACGTTTTTGTTTTAATcgtttaaaacaaataattacatGATCGAAGCCAACGAACACAATTCATGTTGATAAACGTAAAATCAAGCATTGTTTTCAAGCTCACGACGAAAGTTTTACACTGGCTTATTCTGAGAACTTCATTTcaaattcataaaattaaatAGCCAATGGACACAGCGCGAATTGAGACGTACACACTGTTATTCCATTTCTATAAAGGCCAAAGGTCAGAGGTAAAATTTGACCTCTGATTCACAGATATCCTTAAAGAGTTCTTCTACATCTGACATATTTTCTGGAGAAAATTTCTGACAAAATTCTTCCATTTCTGAGACGCATGTCCCCTCCAAGTTCCTCATCAACTGAAGTAACGCTGCGCCACTCTGAGATCCGCCCGACATCAAATCTCGTGCTTTTTCGTGATATTTGAACAGAACATGGCGTTTGTTGTCACTGGAAAGAGAGTATGTAATATCACCTATGTCAGCATTATCAGAAAATATGAAAGGTTTGAAGACGGATAAACGTGGGTCTGGTGTGCCTGTCATCCAATGGCAGTCCGGAAGTCCGACAGACGACAATACCGACACTTGACTTCCGGTTGTGATCAACTGACTATTCATGTTGATTCCTTTATTTCTCAGAATCTCAAACATGTTCATGACAGAAAACGAATCTGGAAAAGAAAGTAAGTCCTCACAATTCAATCATGTATACTGATCAAAATCATAGTGAATATATGTCACCAAACATCAACTTGTATttagatattgaaaatatttgatagGCCAGCACGGTGCATTTTACAATTGTACTTTTGAAATGCTACACGTGAAACCGttcacggtagctcagtgatagaACGGTCGTTTCGCAATCAGGAGGTCGTTAGTTCGAgacccgctcgtgccatggccacgtcaaacctaGACGTTAAAATgggcagtgattgctccttcgccaaacgcacgtcatttaaaagtgaaagtcacgattcttttggatatgaccttaaaaacgaaggtCCCATGTTgtgacaggcgttggcacgataacgaaccctcactgttacagcCCTAAGCGCTAAGCATGCATGGCACGAtaacgaaccctcactgttacagcCCTAAGCACTAAGCATGCATGACAGGATAACaaaccctcactgttacagcCCTAAGCGCTAAGCATGCATGGCACGATAACGAACCCTCACTCTTACAGCCCTAAGCACTAAGCATGCATGGCACGATAACaaaccctcactgttacagcCCTAAGCGCTAAGCATGCATGGCACGAtaacgaaccctcactgttacagcCCTAAGCGCTAAGCATGCATGGCACGAtaacgaaccctcactgttacagcCCTAAGCGCTAAGCATGCATGGCACGAtaacgaaccctcactgttacagcCCTAAGCACTAAGAATACATGGCACGAtaacgaaccctcactgttacagcCTTAAGCTCTGAGCATGCATGGCACGAtaacgaaccctcactgttacagcCCTAAGCGCTAAGCATGCATGGCACGGtaacgaaccctcac
It encodes:
- the LOC130050830 gene encoding ankyrin-1-like produces the protein MGFGPFYTSMLEKRYSMTANDSHSAKDQEAKMEKLDSFVDIGQKLKHIKENSDKSDGDEKENIAEIKDILHSFKKISFAFDDGDRSLRRKLFFLWTDIVEDIQLEDIRKIPKITLTVPKFEFSDDVKLEANVDVDVSLFIWLKKNDGKDRFEILRKFRESNSGQMRSDSYELKKFSKDDEGQYQLIVASKETVGRKIFQLHSGTNAYTPLHEACQVGDDTTVQQLLQNGANINVYDNEGFNPLLIACKEGHDTTVQLLLNNGADINLCTNTGSSPLFIACFYGHESTVQLLLNNGADINLCKNQGTSPLFIACEQGHDSAVQLLLNNGVDINLCTNDGTSPLYIACQNGHDSTVQLLLNNGVDINLCTNDGTSPLYIACQNGHDSTVPLLLNNGADINLCKNEGASPLFIACQQGHNSAVQLLLNNGADINLCKNDGASPLFIACQNGHDSTVPLLLNNGADINLCKNEGASPLFIACQQGHDSAVQLLLNNGADINLCMNDGASPLCIACQQGHDSAVQLLLNNGADINLCRNTGSSPLFIACYHGHDSTVQLLLNNGADINLCMNDGASPLYIACQNGHDSAVQLLLNNGADINICNNDGTSPLDIARQNERHDVVEMLL